In the genome of Paenibacillus pabuli, one region contains:
- a CDS encoding carbohydrate ABC transporter permease — MVEAKRERAFVTGVTIFLILFSIAAIIPLLSVISTSFSSKSVVDMNLVTLWPKEFTLDSWKYIIDRPDLWRSFFLTVGTTVIGTVLALLMTALFAYPLSKSEFRWGSVIMVCVVIAMIFKAPIVPYFLTVRSIGLYDNPLVLILPHILNPFNLIIMRTFFKQFPKELEEAALLEGCGYFRMLFHFVLPLSKAVMATLALFYGVVLWNQFQHPLFFLQDTNWFPLQIKIRQFITDDSVMMAGAASTVDLNYNERTLRAATVIFAIIPIIIVYPFLQKYFVKGAMLGSVKG, encoded by the coding sequence ATGGTTGAAGCGAAAAGAGAGCGAGCATTTGTTACCGGGGTTACCATTTTTCTCATCCTGTTTTCCATTGCGGCCATTATTCCGCTATTGTCTGTAATTTCCACCTCATTCAGTTCCAAAAGCGTCGTGGACATGAACCTGGTAACACTCTGGCCAAAGGAATTTACGCTAGATTCATGGAAATACATCATTGATCGTCCGGATCTATGGAGGTCCTTCTTTCTGACAGTAGGTACGACCGTGATAGGAACGGTACTGGCTCTACTGATGACAGCCTTGTTCGCGTATCCACTGTCGAAGTCAGAGTTTCGATGGGGCTCCGTAATTATGGTATGCGTTGTGATTGCAATGATCTTCAAAGCGCCGATCGTTCCGTACTTCCTGACGGTACGCAGTATTGGACTTTATGATAATCCGCTGGTCCTGATCTTGCCGCATATTCTGAATCCTTTTAATTTGATCATCATGAGAACCTTCTTCAAACAATTTCCCAAAGAGCTGGAAGAGGCTGCCCTTCTTGAAGGCTGTGGCTACTTCCGAATGCTGTTCCATTTCGTTCTCCCCTTATCCAAAGCTGTAATGGCAACCCTCGCCTTATTTTATGGTGTGGTGTTATGGAATCAGTTTCAGCATCCGTTATTTTTTCTACAGGATACCAACTGGTTTCCGCTACAGATCAAGATCAGGCAGTTTATCACCGACGATAGCGTTATGATGGCAGGCGCTGCTTCAACGGTGGACCTGAATTACAATGAGCGGACATTGAGAGCAGCAACCGTCATTTTTGCGATCATTCCGATCATCATTGTGTATCCGTTCCTGCAGAAGTATTTTGTCAAAGGAGCCATGCTTGGCTCTGTGAAGGGCTGA